The following are from one region of the Stutzerimonas stutzeri genome:
- the rplL gene encoding 50S ribosomal protein L7/L12, with protein sequence MALTNEDIINAVSEMSVMQVVELIKAMEEKFGVTAAAATVAAAGPAAAAAEEQTEFTVVLAEAGDKKVNVIKAVRELTGLGLKEAKAVVDGAPGVVKEGVSKEEAEAAKKALEEAGAKVELK encoded by the coding sequence ATGGCTCTGACCAACGAAGACATCATCAACGCCGTTTCCGAAATGTCCGTGATGCAGGTTGTTGAACTGATCAAGGCAATGGAAGAGAAGTTCGGCGTCACTGCCGCTGCTGCTACCGTCGCGGCCGCTGGCCCGGCTGCCGCTGCTGCTGAAGAGCAGACCGAGTTCACCGTTGTCCTGGCTGAAGCTGGCGACAAGAAAGTAAACGTGATCAAGGCTGTTCGCGAGCTGACCGGCTTGGGCCTGAAAGAAGCCAAGGCCGTCGTAGACGGCGCTCCTGGCGTCGTGAAGGAAGGCGTTTCCAAGGAAGAGGCCGAAGCCGCCAAGAAGGCTCTGGAAGAAGCTGGCGCCAAAGTCGAGCTCAAGTAA
- the rpoB gene encoding DNA-directed RNA polymerase subunit beta: MAYSYTEKKRIRKDFSKLPHVMDVPYLLAIQLDSYREFLQAGATKDQFRDIGLHAAFKSVFPIISYSGNAALEYVGYRLGDPAFDVKECVLRGVTFAVPLRVKVRLIIFDKESSSKAIKDIKEQEVYMGEIPLMTENGTFIINGTERVIVSQLHRSPGVFFDHDRGKTHSSGKLLYSARIIPYRGSWLDFEFDPKDAVFVRIDRRRKLPASVLLRALNYSTEEILDAFYDTNVFHVKGETLSLELVPQRLRGEIASFDIKDENGKVIVEQGRRITARHINQLDKSGIKALEMPMEYVLGRTTAKAIVHPATGEIIAECNTELTVEVLAKLVKAQVVRFETLYTNDIDCGPFISDTLKIDSTTNQLEALVEIYRMMRPGEPPTKDAAETLFNNLFFASERYDLSAVGRMKFNRRIGRTEIEGSGVLSREDIVAVLKTLVDIRNGKGVVDDIDHLGNRRVRCVGEMAENQFRVGLVRVERAVKERLSMAESEGLMPQDLINAKPVAAAVKEFFGSSQLSQFMDQNNPLSEITHKRRVSALGPGGLTRERAGFEVRDVHPTHYGRVCPIETPEGPNIGLINSLAAYARTNQYGFLESPYRVVKEGEVTDEIVFLSAIEEADHVIAQASAKLDGRKLVDELVAVRHQNEFTVKAPEDVTLMDVSPKQVVSVAASLIPFLEHDDANRALMGSNMQRQAVPTLRSDKPLVGTGMERNVARDSGVCVVARRGGVIDSVDASRVVVRVHDAEVETGEAGVDIYNLTKYTRSNQNTCINQRPLVSKGDVVERGDIMADGPSTDMGELALGQNMRVAFMPWNGYNFEDSILLSERVVQEDRFTTIHIQELTCVSRDTKLGPEEITADIPNVGEAALNKLDEAGIVYVGAEVGAGDILVGKVTPKGETQLTPEEKLLRAIFGEKASDVKDTSLRVPTGTKGTVIDVQVFIRDGVERDSRALAIEKMQLDEIRKDLNEEFRIVEGATFERLRSALVGATVEGGAGLKKGAVITDEMLDGLEHGQWFKLRMAEDALNEQLEKAQAYLSDRRQLLDDKFEDKKRKLQQGDDLAPGVLKIVKVYLAIKRRIQPGDKMAGRHGNKGVVSVIMPVEDMPHDANGTPVDIVLNPLGVPSRMNVGQILETHLGLAAKGLGEKINRMLEEQRKVAELRKFLTEIYNEIGGRQENLESFSDQEILDLAKNLRGGVPMATPVFDGAKEREIKAMLKLADLPESGQMQLYDGRTGNKFERTTTVGYMYMLKLNHLVDDKMHARSTGSYSLVTQQPLGGKAQFGGQRFGEMEVWALEAYGAAYTLQEMLTVKSDDVNGRTKMYKNIVDGDHRMEPGMPESFNVLIKEIRSLGIDIDLETE; the protein is encoded by the coding sequence ATGGCTTACTCATACACTGAGAAAAAACGAATCCGCAAGGACTTTAGCAAGTTACCGCACGTAATGGACGTGCCGTATCTTTTGGCCATCCAGCTGGATTCGTATCGCGAATTCCTGCAGGCGGGAGCGACCAAGGATCAGTTCCGCGATATTGGCTTGCATGCAGCCTTCAAATCCGTTTTTCCGATAATCAGCTATTCCGGCAATGCAGCGTTGGAATACGTCGGCTATCGTCTGGGCGACCCGGCTTTCGACGTTAAAGAATGTGTGCTACGCGGCGTAACCTTTGCTGTGCCGCTGCGAGTGAAAGTTCGCCTGATCATTTTCGATAAGGAATCGTCGAGCAAAGCGATCAAGGACATCAAAGAGCAAGAAGTCTATATGGGGGAAATCCCCCTGATGACCGAGAACGGTACCTTCATCATCAACGGTACCGAGCGCGTCATCGTGTCTCAGCTGCACCGCTCGCCGGGCGTCTTCTTTGATCACGATCGTGGCAAGACCCACAGTTCCGGCAAGTTGCTGTATTCCGCTCGTATCATTCCTTACCGTGGCTCCTGGCTCGATTTCGAGTTCGATCCCAAGGATGCGGTGTTCGTGCGTATCGACCGTCGCCGTAAGCTGCCAGCTTCGGTGCTGCTGCGTGCGTTGAACTACAGCACCGAAGAAATCCTCGATGCGTTCTACGATACCAACGTCTTCCATGTGAAGGGCGAGACCCTGAGCCTGGAGCTGGTCCCGCAGCGTCTGCGCGGTGAGATCGCGTCCTTCGATATCAAGGACGAGAACGGCAAAGTGATCGTCGAGCAAGGCCGCCGCATTACCGCGCGCCACATCAATCAGCTCGACAAATCCGGTATCAAGGCACTTGAGATGCCGATGGAGTACGTCCTGGGTCGCACCACGGCCAAGGCCATCGTGCATCCGGCGACCGGCGAGATCATCGCAGAGTGCAACACGGAGCTGACCGTCGAAGTTCTGGCCAAGCTGGTCAAGGCCCAGGTCGTACGTTTCGAAACCCTGTACACCAATGACATCGACTGCGGTCCGTTCATTTCCGACACGCTGAAGATCGATTCGACCACCAACCAGCTCGAAGCCCTGGTGGAAATCTATCGCATGATGCGTCCTGGCGAGCCGCCAACCAAGGACGCCGCCGAGACGCTGTTCAACAACCTGTTCTTCGCGTCGGAGCGTTACGACCTGTCTGCCGTCGGCCGGATGAAATTCAACCGTCGTATCGGTCGCACCGAAATCGAAGGTTCCGGCGTGCTTAGCCGTGAAGACATCGTTGCGGTGCTGAAGACCCTGGTCGACATCCGCAACGGCAAAGGCGTCGTGGATGACATCGATCACCTGGGTAACCGCCGCGTGCGCTGCGTAGGCGAGATGGCCGAAAACCAGTTCCGTGTTGGCCTGGTGCGCGTCGAGCGTGCGGTCAAGGAACGTCTGTCGATGGCCGAAAGCGAAGGCCTGATGCCGCAGGACCTGATCAACGCCAAGCCGGTAGCGGCGGCGGTCAAGGAATTCTTCGGCTCGAGCCAGCTGTCGCAGTTCATGGACCAGAACAACCCGCTCTCCGAGATCACCCACAAGCGTCGTGTCTCTGCGCTCGGCCCGGGCGGTCTGACTCGTGAGCGTGCCGGCTTCGAAGTCCGCGACGTGCACCCGACCCATTACGGCCGCGTGTGCCCGATCGAAACCCCTGAAGGTCCGAACATCGGTCTGATCAACTCGTTGGCCGCCTATGCCCGCACCAACCAGTACGGCTTCCTGGAAAGCCCGTACCGCGTCGTGAAGGAAGGCGAGGTGACCGACGAGATCGTGTTCCTCTCGGCGATCGAAGAGGCGGACCATGTGATCGCGCAGGCCAGCGCCAAGCTGGACGGCCGCAAGCTGGTCGACGAACTGGTTGCTGTCCGCCATCAGAACGAGTTCACGGTCAAGGCGCCAGAAGACGTGACGCTGATGGACGTATCGCCGAAGCAGGTTGTTTCCGTTGCCGCTTCGTTGATTCCGTTCCTCGAGCACGACGACGCCAACCGTGCCTTGATGGGTTCGAACATGCAGCGTCAGGCGGTGCCGACCCTGCGTTCGGACAAGCCGCTGGTCGGTACCGGTATGGAGCGCAACGTCGCGCGCGATTCCGGTGTGTGCGTCGTGGCTCGTCGTGGCGGTGTGATCGATTCGGTCGATGCCAGCCGTGTGGTTGTGCGTGTGCATGATGCGGAAGTCGAAACCGGTGAAGCCGGCGTCGACATCTACAACCTGACCAAGTACACCCGCTCCAACCAGAACACCTGCATCAACCAGCGTCCGCTGGTGAGCAAGGGCGACGTGGTTGAGCGCGGCGACATCATGGCGGACGGCCCGTCCACCGACATGGGTGAACTGGCGCTTGGTCAAAACATGCGCGTCGCGTTCATGCCGTGGAACGGCTACAACTTCGAAGACTCCATCCTCCTGTCCGAGCGTGTGGTCCAGGAAGACCGCTTCACCACCATTCACATTCAGGAACTGACCTGCGTATCTCGTGATACCAAGCTCGGCCCAGAAGAAATCACCGCGGACATCCCTAACGTGGGTGAGGCTGCGCTGAACAAGCTGGACGAGGCGGGTATCGTCTATGTCGGTGCCGAGGTCGGGGCGGGCGACATCCTGGTCGGCAAGGTCACGCCAAAAGGCGAAACCCAACTGACTCCGGAAGAGAAGCTGCTGCGCGCGATCTTCGGTGAGAAGGCTTCCGACGTGAAGGATACGTCCCTGCGCGTGCCGACCGGCACCAAGGGTACGGTCATCGACGTTCAGGTGTTCATCCGTGACGGCGTCGAGCGTGACTCCCGTGCACTGGCCATCGAAAAGATGCAGCTCGACGAGATCCGCAAGGACCTCAACGAGGAGTTCCGCATTGTCGAAGGCGCCACGTTCGAGCGTCTGCGTTCCGCCCTGGTCGGTGCGACCGTTGAGGGTGGGGCCGGTCTGAAGAAGGGCGCGGTCATTACCGACGAGATGCTCGACGGTCTGGAGCATGGTCAGTGGTTCAAGCTGCGTATGGCCGAAGATGCGCTGAACGAGCAGTTGGAAAAGGCTCAGGCCTACCTGTCCGATCGCCGTCAGCTGCTCGACGACAAGTTCGAGGACAAGAAGCGCAAGCTGCAGCAGGGCGATGACCTGGCGCCGGGCGTGCTGAAGATCGTCAAGGTCTATCTGGCCATCAAGCGGCGTATCCAGCCGGGCGACAAGATGGCCGGTCGTCACGGTAACAAGGGTGTTGTCTCGGTGATCATGCCGGTCGAAGACATGCCGCACGATGCCAACGGCACGCCGGTCGACATCGTGTTGAACCCGCTGGGTGTACCTTCGCGTATGAACGTCGGTCAGATCCTTGAAACCCACCTGGGCCTTGCGGCCAAGGGCTTGGGCGAGAAGATCAACCGCATGCTCGAAGAGCAGCGCAAGGTCGCCGAGCTGCGCAAGTTCCTGACCGAGATCTACAACGAGATCGGTGGGCGCCAGGAGAACCTGGAAAGCTTCAGCGACCAGGAAATCCTGGATCTGGCGAAGAACCTGCGTGGCGGTGTGCCAATGGCGACGCCGGTATTCGACGGCGCCAAGGAGCGCGAAATCAAGGCCATGCTGAAGCTGGCCGATTTGCCGGAAAGTGGTCAGATGCAGCTGTACGACGGCCGCACCGGTAACAAGTTCGAGCGCACCACCACTGTCGGCTACATGTACATGCTGAAGCTGAACCACCTGGTCGACGATAAGATGCATGCGCGTTCCACCGGTTCCTACAGCCTGGTTACCCAGCAGCCGCTGGGCGGTAAGGCGCAGTTCGGTGGCCAGCGTTTCGGGGAGATGGAGGTCTGGGCGCTGGAAGCCTATGGCGCCGCCTACACCCTGCAGGAAATGCTCACGGTCAAGTCGGACGACGTGAACGGGCGGACCAAGATGTACAAGAACATCGTGGACGGCGATCACCGTATGGAGCCCGGCATGCCGGAATCCTTCAACGTGTTGATCAAAGAGATCCGCTCGCTCGGTATCGACATCGATCTGGAAACCGAATAA